In one window of Leptospira sp. GIMC2001 DNA:
- a CDS encoding NUDIX hydrolase — MSDHGFFQITQKLFLRRGDELLVLRDKKSGYGDLPGGRMTEKEFFEDWIDSLDREMAEEMGSGFLYSTNPEPIFIHKHKVTEGNHPCIIIGYEGKYISGEVEMSDEHDYMEWVNVKTYDPSTLFEDYMLDAVRKYLKEYA, encoded by the coding sequence GTGAGCGATCATGGCTTTTTTCAAATTACACAAAAGTTGTTTCTCCGTAGAGGAGACGAGCTACTCGTTTTGAGAGATAAAAAATCTGGTTATGGAGATTTGCCGGGCGGCAGAATGACAGAAAAAGAATTTTTTGAAGATTGGATTGATAGCCTAGATCGGGAGATGGCAGAAGAGATGGGATCTGGTTTTCTATACTCAACCAATCCAGAACCAATATTTATCCATAAACACAAAGTAACCGAAGGCAATCATCCGTGCATTATTATTGGTTATGAAGGGAAATATATTTCTGGTGAAGTAGAAATGTCAGATGAACATGACTATATGGAATGGGTAAATGTGAAAACATACGATCCTTCAACACTTTTTGAAGATTATATGTTAGATGCTGTAAGGAAATACTTAAAAGAATATGCATAA